A genomic region of Brevibacillus sp. JNUCC-41 contains the following coding sequences:
- a CDS encoding penicillin-binding transpeptidase domain-containing protein produces the protein MKKLALVSSLLLMSVLFLAGCSNEPSPEDRFAAYTKLWNKQDFAKMYEYLSPETKKEISADEFAKRYEKIYTGIEADQLKVDYKQPKEEKKHKDGEKVSLSYTVDMSTMAGAVSSDHKATLVKEGEGEEENWYIKWDESYIFPQLEAGEKVSVESYPAIRGEIVDRNERGLAMNGTVAEVGIVPEKMANESETVKKVAGILKMSTDEVNQKLKQSWVKPSYFVPIKKMSNDNTATLEKLLNIAGVSVNNTEERIYPYKEATAHLIGYVGEASAEDLEKLKGKGYTASDVIGKRGLEEVLEARLKGEPGGKIFIKTEDGEEKVIAEKPAEEGETITLTIDAELQKDIFEQYKNETGSASAIDPKTGETLALVSSPSFDPNKYIFGITKAEQKALEEDPDKPLLNRFSSTFAPGSTIKAITAAIALKNGVDPKDSINIQGKTWAKSTWKDHSITRVADPGVPIDMEKALIYSDNIYFAQQALGLGKEKFTNGLKAFGFDESLNYDYPIKASSIGKIDSEGRLADAGYGQAQVQMSTLHLAMTYSAFLNEGNILTPSLITGDKTEKKIWKEHAISADQANQVTKMLTQVVEHPKGSGHGIDDLGIKIAAKTGTAEIKASKNADGTENGWFVAMDTEDPELLMAWMMEDVKGRGGSHVVIDHMKPVLKKYLK, from the coding sequence ATGAAGAAATTAGCTTTAGTTTCCAGCTTATTGTTGATGAGCGTATTGTTCCTGGCCGGATGCTCGAATGAGCCAAGTCCGGAAGATCGCTTTGCGGCATATACGAAGCTTTGGAATAAACAGGATTTTGCGAAGATGTACGAGTATCTGTCGCCTGAGACAAAGAAAGAAATCAGTGCGGATGAATTTGCGAAGCGTTATGAAAAAATCTATACAGGCATAGAAGCCGACCAATTAAAGGTGGACTATAAACAGCCTAAAGAAGAGAAAAAGCATAAAGATGGAGAAAAGGTAAGCCTTTCATATACCGTTGACATGTCCACTATGGCTGGTGCTGTCAGCTCTGACCATAAAGCGACACTTGTCAAGGAAGGGGAAGGCGAGGAAGAAAATTGGTACATCAAGTGGGATGAAAGCTATATATTCCCTCAATTGGAAGCTGGAGAGAAAGTATCGGTTGAATCGTATCCAGCCATTCGCGGCGAAATTGTCGATAGAAATGAACGCGGCCTTGCCATGAATGGAACGGTAGCAGAAGTGGGGATCGTGCCAGAGAAAATGGCCAACGAATCCGAAACGGTTAAAAAGGTCGCGGGAATCCTCAAAATGTCCACCGACGAAGTGAATCAGAAATTAAAACAATCATGGGTAAAGCCAAGCTATTTCGTGCCCATCAAGAAGATGTCAAATGATAATACGGCAACCTTGGAAAAGCTATTGAACATTGCCGGTGTATCTGTCAATAATACGGAAGAGCGTATATATCCGTATAAAGAGGCTACTGCCCATCTAATTGGATATGTCGGTGAGGCATCTGCGGAAGATCTGGAGAAATTGAAAGGAAAAGGTTATACCGCAAGTGACGTTATTGGCAAGCGAGGTCTTGAGGAAGTGTTGGAAGCGCGGCTTAAAGGTGAACCTGGAGGTAAAATCTTTATTAAAACCGAAGATGGCGAAGAAAAAGTGATTGCTGAAAAGCCTGCTGAAGAGGGAGAAACAATTACCTTGACCATCGACGCCGAGCTTCAAAAAGATATCTTCGAGCAATATAAGAATGAAACTGGATCGGCATCGGCAATTGATCCGAAGACAGGCGAAACGCTTGCACTTGTTTCAAGTCCGTCATTCGATCCTAATAAATATATTTTCGGGATAACAAAGGCGGAACAAAAAGCGCTTGAAGAAGACCCGGACAAACCACTTTTAAACCGCTTCAGTTCGACGTTTGCACCTGGTTCAACCATTAAGGCCATCACTGCGGCAATCGCCCTGAAAAATGGTGTGGATCCGAAAGATTCGATCAATATCCAAGGGAAAACGTGGGCCAAATCAACATGGAAAGATCATTCCATTACAAGGGTGGCGGACCCCGGTGTTCCAATCGATATGGAAAAGGCATTAATTTATTCAGACAATATTTACTTTGCCCAACAAGCTTTGGGGCTTGGAAAGGAAAAATTCACAAATGGACTCAAGGCATTCGGATTTGATGAGTCTTTGAACTACGATTATCCGATCAAAGCATCGAGCATCGGTAAGATCGATAGTGAGGGACGCTTGGCGGATGCCGGATATGGTCAAGCGCAAGTCCAAATGAGCACGCTACATCTTGCCATGACCTATTCAGCCTTCTTGAATGAAGGAAACATCCTGACACCTTCGTTAATAACAGGAGATAAAACAGAAAAGAAAATATGGAAAGAACATGCGATATCAGCAGACCAAGCAAATCAGGTCACCAAGATGCTCACACAAGTGGTGGAACATCCTAAAGGAAGCGGACATGGAATAGATGATCTTGGCATCAAAATCGCTGCCAAAACGGGAACTGCCGAAATCAAGGCATCCAAAAATGCCGACGGAACAGAAAATGGCTGGTTTGTAGCCATGGACACAGAAGACCCGGAACTTCTCATGGCATGGATGATGGAAGATGTAAAAGGACGAGGCGGCAGCCATGTCGTTATCGATCATATGAAACCGGTGTTGAAAAAGTATTTGAAGTAA
- the secA gene encoding preprotein translocase subunit SecA, whose translation MLSSMKKFFKEGSKDLKRIYKLVEDVNRLEGKYESYSDLELSGMKDRFKSVLDAGDNILDIQADAFAVVREASKRVLNLRHHDVQLAGGFVLSERGIAQMNTGEGKTLVSTLPSYLHALYGNGVHIITANEYLARRDMELMGQIHEFLGLTVGLNISQMGPSAKREAYAADITYGTATEFGFDYLRDNMVYRREDKVQRGHRFAIVDEIDSILIDEARTPLIIAGRASDGTELHQITAQIMKTFLENDDYEIFGESRSAYFTDQGSTKIEEAFGIDNLYGMEHQELLHNVTQALKAHAIMKLDADYIVIDGRVAIIDKFTGRVMEGRSFSDGLHQAIEAKEGLEISEENETQAMITVQNYFRLYHSMSGMTGSAMPSKSEFQEIYQLPVIEIPTNEPIIRVDEVDLIYKDETSKINKIVSEVKRIHDGGRPILIGTTSIEQSEKISVQLKKGNIKHQILNAKTEADEAEIIANAGQKNQVMLATNMAGRGTDILLANDVKELGGLHIIGTERHESRRIDMQLRGRSGRQGDPGSTQFIISLEDDLFDYYDEEEIGRYIKKIKTDENGLVLSPAPDKFVKMVQKTVEQMHQSSRYHLLKLEHSLNEQSKIIYAMRDRILDMDLGRMPAILLEYIEKYITRLTVKYYPEHMVEPVSSAYIEELSHVFLSLGWQASEFQDPDGQIEGKALDALGELESRLMAFQNDAEWGNQLRAFMLQHIDTNWMNHLDEMNSLKEGIGLSGYGQQDPYTLFEKAALSQFNLLLSKIESEISIRFMEYMKSNQEDRAALEGEER comes from the coding sequence ATGCTATCCAGTATGAAAAAGTTCTTCAAAGAAGGTTCTAAAGACTTAAAGAGAATTTATAAGTTGGTAGAAGATGTGAATCGGCTAGAGGGTAAATATGAAAGTTATTCAGATCTGGAATTAAGCGGAATGAAGGATAGATTTAAAAGCGTATTGGATGCTGGTGACAATATATTGGATATACAAGCAGATGCTTTTGCTGTCGTGAGGGAGGCTTCTAAACGAGTATTGAATCTTAGGCACCATGATGTTCAGCTTGCAGGCGGTTTTGTCCTGAGTGAAAGGGGCATCGCACAAATGAATACGGGCGAGGGTAAGACGCTTGTCTCTACTTTGCCTAGCTATTTACATGCACTGTATGGTAATGGTGTCCATATCATTACGGCCAATGAATATTTGGCCAGACGTGATATGGAGTTAATGGGACAAATTCATGAATTTCTAGGGTTGACGGTTGGTTTGAACATTTCCCAGATGGGGCCTTCCGCAAAACGTGAAGCGTATGCCGCAGATATCACGTATGGAACGGCAACAGAGTTCGGGTTTGATTATTTACGTGATAATATGGTTTACCGAAGAGAAGACAAGGTTCAGAGAGGACACCGATTTGCCATCGTCGATGAGATTGACAGCATCTTGATTGATGAAGCGAGGACACCATTAATCATTGCGGGCAGGGCAAGCGACGGAACCGAGCTTCACCAAATCACGGCACAAATCATGAAGACATTTTTAGAAAATGATGATTACGAGATTTTCGGCGAGTCAAGGTCTGCCTATTTTACGGATCAAGGGTCCACCAAGATTGAAGAGGCCTTTGGTATCGACAATCTGTATGGAATGGAACATCAAGAGTTATTACATAATGTTACACAGGCGCTAAAAGCTCATGCAATCATGAAATTGGATGCGGACTACATTGTCATCGATGGAAGAGTTGCAATCATCGATAAATTCACAGGCAGGGTGATGGAAGGGAGAAGCTTCAGTGATGGGCTTCATCAAGCGATTGAGGCAAAAGAGGGACTGGAGATTTCCGAAGAGAATGAAACACAGGCCATGATTACCGTCCAAAATTATTTTCGATTATATCATTCAATGTCTGGGATGACAGGCAGTGCCATGCCATCAAAGTCTGAATTCCAGGAAATATATCAGCTCCCGGTCATTGAAATTCCAACTAATGAGCCCATCATTCGAGTTGATGAGGTTGATTTGATTTATAAAGATGAAACTAGTAAAATCAACAAAATCGTCTCGGAAGTAAAACGGATTCATGATGGAGGCAGACCTATTCTGATCGGGACGACCTCCATTGAGCAATCTGAAAAAATTTCAGTTCAACTAAAGAAGGGCAATATCAAACATCAAATCCTTAATGCGAAGACGGAAGCGGATGAAGCGGAAATCATCGCGAATGCCGGGCAAAAAAATCAAGTGATGCTGGCTACGAACATGGCTGGGAGAGGAACGGATATATTACTTGCGAATGATGTCAAGGAATTGGGCGGCCTTCATATTATCGGTACGGAGCGACACGAAAGCCGCCGGATCGATATGCAGCTAAGAGGGCGTTCAGGCCGGCAGGGTGATCCTGGTTCAACACAATTCATCATTTCTTTGGAAGATGATTTGTTTGATTACTATGATGAAGAAGAAATCGGGCGTTATATCAAGAAAATCAAAACGGATGAAAATGGATTGGTGCTAAGCCCTGCACCTGATAAATTCGTTAAAATGGTTCAGAAAACGGTAGAGCAGATGCATCAATCAAGCCGTTACCATCTATTGAAGTTAGAACATTCATTAAATGAGCAGAGTAAAATCATCTATGCAATGAGAGATCGGATACTTGATATGGACCTTGGAAGGATGCCGGCCATTTTACTTGAATATATCGAAAAATACATTACTCGGCTCACAGTGAAATATTATCCTGAACATATGGTTGAACCTGTTTCCTCTGCCTATATTGAAGAGCTTTCCCATGTTTTCCTGTCGTTAGGTTGGCAAGCAAGTGAATTTCAGGATCCAGATGGTCAAATTGAAGGAAAAGCGTTGGATGCTTTAGGTGAATTGGAATCGAGGCTGATGGCCTTTCAAAATGATGCAGAATGGGGAAACCAGTTACGTGCTTTCATGCTGCAGCATATTGATACAAATTGGATGAACCATTTAGATGAAATGAACAGTCTGAAGGAAGGCATTGGTTTAAGCGGATATGGTCAGCAGGACCCATATACACTGTTTGAAAAAGCGGCTCTCAGTCAATTCAACCTTCTATTAAGTAAAATAGAGTCGGAGATAAGCATCCGTTTTATGGAATATATGAAAAGCAATCAGGAAGATCGAGCTGCTTTGGAGGGGGAGGAACGATGA
- a CDS encoding alkaline phosphatase, producing the protein MNKTSRKFIYKLAQPRHFGLFVLIFCFIYMSSPIQAETKKTPKNVILLIGDGMGVGAIEIARQLEYGKTGVLHLEQLEHVALMRTYSANNFVTDSAAGGSAIATGIKTNNESIGVDANGSEVDSILDAFQNDGKKVGIISTNMVVDATPAAFGASVPNRWTGGANIARQLFDNRIDVILGGGASYFKADKQNGEDLIAKFKQAGYGFTTTKEELSSINKPEKLLGLFHPTYMNFKLDKEVLHSQEPSLPEMTAKAMDILSRGNKGFFLMAEGARIDHMEHAADITGIWKETIEFDQTVKEVVNWAKNRNDTLIVVLADHETMGTSASETMDITALKKIKVSSEYMSKQLTFDKNNEINPESVVSTFKKYAHISLTDQEVDQFIDNVRNNRTLVYRQHQIDWEIGSTIARYHKAGVADRSIRAASSTGGHTANMIPIFASGPGSEAFDGVLENTDISKIITKAAGVPFTPGQHKTKEE; encoded by the coding sequence ATGAATAAGACAAGCAGAAAATTCATTTATAAACTTGCACAGCCGCGTCACTTTGGATTATTCGTTCTTATATTTTGCTTTATTTACATGAGCTCCCCTATTCAAGCAGAGACAAAAAAAACACCCAAGAATGTCATATTGCTGATTGGCGACGGCATGGGGGTAGGGGCCATAGAGATTGCCCGGCAATTGGAATATGGAAAGACAGGTGTTCTACATTTGGAACAACTGGAGCATGTTGCCCTGATGCGCACGTATTCCGCCAATAATTTCGTCACTGACTCAGCTGCCGGAGGGTCTGCGATTGCCACTGGTATAAAAACCAACAATGAATCAATCGGTGTCGATGCCAATGGTTCCGAGGTGGATAGTATATTGGATGCGTTTCAGAACGATGGAAAAAAAGTGGGGATCATCTCAACCAATATGGTAGTCGATGCCACACCCGCTGCCTTTGGTGCAAGTGTTCCTAACCGCTGGACAGGTGGCGCAAATATCGCGAGGCAGCTATTTGATAACCGAATCGACGTCATTCTCGGCGGAGGTGCCAGCTATTTCAAGGCGGATAAGCAAAATGGCGAGGATTTAATCGCTAAATTTAAACAAGCTGGATATGGGTTTACGACGACGAAAGAAGAACTGAGTTCCATTAATAAACCGGAAAAACTTTTAGGGTTATTTCACCCAACCTATATGAATTTTAAACTGGATAAAGAAGTATTACATTCTCAAGAGCCATCTCTACCCGAAATGACAGCCAAAGCGATGGATATTTTATCGAGAGGTAATAAAGGATTCTTCTTGATGGCAGAAGGTGCCCGTATTGACCATATGGAGCACGCCGCCGATATCACTGGAATATGGAAAGAAACGATCGAATTTGACCAAACCGTGAAAGAGGTAGTAAATTGGGCGAAAAATCGAAATGATACATTGATTGTTGTACTTGCAGACCACGAAACAATGGGGACCTCCGCTTCTGAAACAATGGATATCACTGCATTGAAAAAAATCAAGGTTTCATCTGAATATATGTCCAAACAGCTTACATTCGATAAAAATAATGAAATCAATCCAGAAAGTGTCGTTTCCACATTCAAGAAGTATGCACATATATCCCTTACGGATCAGGAAGTCGACCAATTCATCGATAACGTAAGAAATAATAGAACGCTTGTCTATCGACAACATCAAATCGATTGGGAAATCGGAAGCACCATCGCCAGGTACCATAAGGCGGGTGTAGCCGATCGAAGCATACGGGCGGCCAGTTCCACAGGAGGGCACACAGCCAATATGATTCCCATTTTCGCCTCGGGTCCAGGCAGTGAAGCCTTCGATGGAGTCCTAGAAAATACGGATATTTCGAAAATCATCACAAAAGCCGCCGGCGTTCCGTTCACACCCGGTCAGCATAAAACAAAAGAGGAATGA
- a CDS encoding SpoIID/LytB domain-containing protein, with amino-acid sequence MRSLSYLFIAFFIIFFTFPSHEATAAEENTTMEVKLKNYLGNRTSVKITATGDYRTSGGEIFIRAGENLTLKVESAKLAVYKGFKKTGSYASFKVIPVKPDASLSINGRTYLGSFSFTPEDGYIRPINYVYMEDYLKGVVPLEMPALWHAEALKAQAIAARTYALRHQSTIIDDTVSYQVYGGAADHYRTNSAIEQTKGMVIKHDGEIIEAFFSSSNGGMTESNSNVWSSGNPLEYLSIKEDLYDSKTNWEIMLDKQQIDLSKMNLSKPEEWWASVKEKDKMVVPKLKVWLKNNGYANKDIKITDIPLLTFTDEKAGGRVTKGSIQLNFYVRDLVDDRGKLLQQTVKLTNVAASKIRGMVGQEVMKSYLVDHSSTDPSKISIKGSGYGHGVGLSQFGAKNRAEAGQSYQEILAFYYPDTTIEKEYGPGAGSKTELVVKSEPNSVNMTAVTGRLNDEVGITYSLKEDAVVTLTIKNSKGKALAIPVRDQTMKKGTHSAIWNTKAVSNGTYEAAISAMDRSGIEGSDTMAIKISKDTSVPKITNVNTSGDYSTEKANITYTINENANVTVAIKNSKGKVVGILSEKQFNKGRQSATWDFKNMSNGMFTVTISAKDKSENQKSISTKISIRKTTGIVTASELYIKENKNASSETVGNLYRDQAVTILSQQDEWYKVKKGSRIGYVLKKHVKK; translated from the coding sequence ATGAGAAGTTTAAGCTATTTGTTTATCGCTTTCTTTATCATTTTTTTTACATTTCCTTCTCATGAAGCAACGGCAGCGGAAGAAAACACAACGATGGAAGTGAAACTGAAGAATTATTTGGGGAATAGAACCAGTGTCAAAATAACGGCAACCGGGGACTACCGTACTTCAGGGGGAGAAATATTCATTAGGGCGGGTGAAAATCTGACGTTGAAAGTGGAGTCGGCTAAACTTGCCGTATACAAAGGTTTTAAGAAAACGGGATCTTATGCTTCCTTTAAAGTGATTCCAGTTAAACCTGATGCTTCATTGTCCATAAACGGCCGTACGTATCTTGGCTCATTTTCATTTACACCGGAGGACGGTTACATCCGGCCAATCAATTATGTTTATATGGAAGATTACCTAAAGGGCGTTGTCCCGCTGGAGATGCCCGCACTATGGCATGCCGAAGCCTTAAAAGCACAGGCGATTGCCGCCCGGACTTATGCACTTCGCCATCAATCCACAATAATTGATGATACGGTTTCTTACCAAGTATATGGGGGGGCTGCCGATCACTATCGAACTAATTCAGCCATTGAACAGACAAAGGGCATGGTAATCAAACATGATGGCGAAATAATCGAAGCGTTCTTTTCCTCAAGCAATGGAGGAATGACCGAATCGAATTCAAATGTTTGGTCAAGTGGCAACCCCCTTGAATATTTATCTATAAAAGAAGATCTCTATGATTCGAAAACCAATTGGGAGATAATGCTGGACAAACAGCAAATCGACCTTTCAAAAATGAATTTATCTAAACCGGAAGAATGGTGGGCAAGTGTAAAGGAAAAAGATAAAATGGTTGTGCCGAAACTGAAGGTTTGGCTGAAGAATAATGGATATGCGAATAAAGATATTAAAATAACGGATATTCCCTTGTTAACATTTACAGATGAAAAAGCGGGAGGCCGTGTAACGAAAGGCTCCATCCAACTGAATTTCTATGTAAGGGATCTCGTTGATGACAGGGGGAAACTTTTGCAGCAAACGGTTAAGCTTACTAATGTCGCGGCTTCCAAAATCAGGGGCATGGTGGGGCAAGAGGTGATGAAAAGCTATTTGGTTGACCATTCATCTACCGATCCTTCCAAAATTTCCATTAAAGGATCAGGATATGGGCATGGTGTAGGACTAAGTCAGTTTGGAGCGAAAAACAGAGCGGAAGCAGGCCAATCATATCAAGAGATTTTGGCGTTTTATTATCCTGACACAACTATAGAAAAGGAATATGGACCAGGTGCTGGATCTAAAACGGAACTTGTCGTAAAGTCGGAACCGAATTCAGTAAACATGACAGCGGTGACGGGTCGTTTAAATGATGAGGTTGGAATCACATACTCCCTAAAAGAAGATGCGGTGGTTACACTCACGATTAAAAATAGTAAAGGGAAAGCCTTAGCTATCCCAGTCCGTGACCAAACAATGAAAAAGGGTACCCATTCGGCAATCTGGAACACAAAAGCGGTAAGTAACGGTACATATGAAGCAGCAATATCAGCAATGGACCGAAGCGGGATTGAAGGTTCGGACACGATGGCGATTAAGATCAGTAAAGATACATCGGTACCGAAAATAACCAATGTCAATACATCGGGTGATTATAGTACCGAGAAAGCGAACATAACCTATACCATTAATGAAAACGCTAATGTAACAGTGGCAATTAAGAACAGTAAAGGAAAGGTTGTGGGCATCCTTTCTGAAAAGCAGTTCAATAAAGGCAGGCAATCGGCAACCTGGGATTTCAAAAATATGTCCAACGGGATGTTTACGGTGACAATCTCCGCTAAGGATAAGAGTGAAAACCAGAAATCCATTTCAACGAAAATCTCCATTAGGAAGACCACGGGAATAGTGACTGCAAGCGAATTATATATTAAAGAAAATAAAAATGCATCCTCTGAAACGGTCGGGAATCTATACAGGGACCAAGCCGTAACGATCCTGTCTCAACAAGATGAATGGTATAAAGTGAAAAAGGGAAGCCGAATTGGGTATGTATTAAAAAAACATGTAAAAAAATGA